CACCATGGCGTCCCGCAAGCCTTACCGCCGTAGTAGTGCCTCCGCCACCGAAACCCGACATCAAAGCGCGGCTGCTTGAAGCTTCCAAGTGAGTGGTTCCCCTCAGGCGTTCTGCGAGCGTTCGTGTTCTATTTATGAGACGGCGTCCAAAAATAGCCAACCCCAACAACGACCCCGCACGTGTGCGTGAGTAAGGGTTTCAAGCAGCGTTTGCATCGTTTCAGGCGTATGCGTCGCGTCAATGCAGCGGTGCAGACCGATCCGGTGCACACGAAGCTGATGAAGGAGGTGTCCACCGACGAGCAAACCGATCTGATACCGATGGTGGACGAGGAAATACTGACCGATGGCAATCTAGTGATCCGTGAAGTTGGTAACTGTAAGTAAGGGGGAGAAGCGGATGTTTTTTTACTCAACCGTGTTGCTGAAGTTTGTGTGCCATTTTACGGCTTTTCTTCTAGTGATTCTCACACATTCCGTTGCGCAGATGACGGACGGGGTGGAAACGTGCGACAGCGGAACCCAGACCGCCATTCCCCGGAGTGGAATATCGTTCCGGAAGTTCCTCGAACCAATCACCGGCCACGAGCAAATGGTGAGCCCGGTAGCTAGCGCCTTGAGAACACCGGAAGAAGATCAGCTGGAGCTCGAAGGTACAAAGCCGGAGTCCGAACAGCAACACACGAAGCCTATGTTCTCCTGCACCGAGCTGGAACCAGCGAGCGAGCGCTTTCCGAACGATCCCACTGAACCGTGCTCGTCGCAGAGTGGCAGCGACAGCATCAAGGAACCAAACACGCCCGACCTAATCAGTGCGACCGTTGAAGGTGACCCATCGCCACACCGGACGGCCGCGACACTGCTCGAAACGCCCACGTTCGCGGCCTGGCAGAATCTCGACTTTTCCGACGAAGAGTCGGAGGGATACGTGCCCCGGGAGCTACCCCGCCGACCGATCGGTGAAGGCGATCGTCCGTGGGCCGACTTTAAGGATCTGGTCATCGGTTCGCGGGTAGCGAACATGCGCCTCTCGCCCGTGCCGCCCCGCAAACCGCGCGCTCCCAATCAAAAGACGGTGACGTGGAGCGACCGGCAGCACCGCGCCGTCTCGAAGCTGATCAACGAAGCGTCCGCCCTGGTCGACATGTTCGATCACGTGTCGCTGCTGCTCGGGCCGGACATTACGCTGCACAAGCTGCCGCCTCAGCAGGAGTTCCAGCTACCGCCGGCAAAGTGGGAACCACTGCTGACGAAATCGTGCGATCTGCTCGAGGAAAAGCTGGCCCAGGTGAGGCATCTTTCGGTGAGTGATTTCGAGCGCCAAACGCATGAACCGAAAATTTCGATCACATCTTGCACCAACTCCCCGATGCTGTCGGATGTGGGACCGGAGGACATTTAAAATATGAATTCTTCTAAGACAGCGCTTCATTTTTATTCACTGTTCATACCCACCCCTTCGTTGATGTCAGTTTTACCGCGATTAGCAGACCCACGGTCCACCAGGCGGTTTGGGACCTTGTGGCGCCACTTTTTGGTCCATTGCAATCATCCTCTTCGCACTCCTCGCAGGCGGACATGCGAAACGCGGAGCTGAACGCCTCATTACCCTGCCGGGACAGTAGTGCACACTCGCCACTAACGGCACAGCCACGCCAGATACGTTGCGGCGCTTCGCTGGCAGTTGGAAGGAGACGTTTGTAACCACAGACCGGTTGCACTGGATGATTGGTGGCGCTGAATGGTTGGCAGGAAGTTTTCTCCAGCACGGCAACATTGTCACAGTCTAGATCACTGCTATCGGTACTGCAGGTATAACACTCCAAGCCGTATGCGAGCGGGAAGCACAGCAGTGTGGTAGCAGCAGCTAGCAGGATCGTACACGGCGAAGCTAAGACGATCCTCATCTCGTTCAATTGCTATGGTTGTGCGTTCCTTGAAAGTCCTACCGTTCGATTGACCAGACACGAAGTGAAGGTTTCCTCTAAATGTGCAACTGATTCGACCCAGGCAGCTTGAGTGTTTGAGACTGCTGCGACGCTACAGATAATGCTGTGTGTGGTACTCGAGCTAATCCTATGATAACCGGAAGACCGATACCCAAACAGTACAGTGGAAGGCCAACAAATACGATACGATTGGCTCGGGAGCGGCACTACTATTAGCACAGACAGTGCACTGGACCAGTAAAGTACAAGCCATTTGGATTCgattgtgtttgattttttttctaatcttATTTACACCTTTATTTATTGTCTTATCGATCGGCAATCGATTGGTGGTAAACTTAACAATTCAACAAGAACAAGTATGCATAACGTAAAGGAAACGGAAAACAATCAGGCGTGAAGAATGTAACGGAACGGAGACGACAGATCTCTTAGTGTATAGAGTCCACTGGCTGGCGACCAGCGGCATAAATGTAAAGATAACTCAAGAAatgcaataaacaaacagaaatGTAATGCAGTGTGCAGTGCTTTGAGAAAGCGAAGGACAGCGACACTGACCCTCAGCttcgaaaaagaaaaccttaaaGCGGCCACCACGGTCTTTTGCTAACCGATCGCGCTCCGCATGTCGTGGCCTAGTATCGAAGTACGCGGGCACAGAAGAAAGAAATGCACTCCCTAACGCTTAACATCGTGTACGGTTAAGAGAGAAGCTGGCAGAACATCGCACCGGTTGTGGGGCGAGGAAATTTGGGGGTGAACGGAGCCGGAAGCATGTTCGCTCGAGACACTATCCGTGTTTGCCCATCCGAGTTCTACCCGATATAGACTTTGCAGACCGTTGCGCTATATCAATCGAATCGGATCGGAATACATTTTCGTTAATTATGCTTCTACTTGTTATCAGTCCCTTTTCCTCCCCCTCGCCCGATATATGCGATATATCATCCCCCAAAACTGTATTCGATCGTATCGGCGCAATCAGGATTGGCAGTAGCGTCGTGCTTTTGCGCATGCTAGGCGAGTCTCTGGCGTTGTTGTTTCGAAAATGCAGTACGCAGCCAGTAGCGTGCCTGGTCTCTAACGTTGGCTGTAGTACGCCACGACATGGGAAAATTTCGTTGAACTAATGaatttaaagttttgttttgtttttgttagcgTTTTTCGTTCGAATCTAGGTCCCGCAGCACTGGTGTCAATTATTctcttattctttttttttcagacgTTCGACCAGCTTTTTAGGCAGCATTTGGACATGCGCGGATAACATAGTAGGAAAGTAGCGCACTAATTTGGCTACAATAGTCGTTTAcatgtgtatatatgtgtctgtgtgtgcgttttgtgctAAAATGCTAGCTAGCTATCCTAACAATAATtcggaagagaaagagagagagtgagaaagtgAGACAGTAAGCCCTAGCCCTTAGTTCTAGTGAGTGTGGCGTCCGGAACACGTGCGTGGCGTGTCCGTTCactcggcagcagcagcaggactCTCCTCAGTCTTGCTCTCCTCGGTGGCGGCAGGCTCGGCGGCCGGTGCCTCTTCTGCCGGGGCCGCTTCGGCGGCGACTTCGGCGGCCGCCGGGGCAGCTTCACCCTCGGCCGGCGCGGCTTCACCCTCCGCCGGAGCGCCCGTCTCCTCCAGCTTGGCGGCCTGGCGCTTCAGCAGCTCCTCGTCCGACTGGGCGATCGCCTTCAGCTCGGCAATCTCCTTGGCCAGCTCCTCGTTGTTCTCCTCGATCGCCTGCTTCTCGAGCTCGTTCAGCCGCGCCAGCTCGTCCTCGCGCACCTTCTGCGCCTCGGTAATGCGGCTCTGCTCCTCTTCCGCCGCCTTGCGCGCTTCCTCCTCGGCGGCCAGGCGGGCCGCTTCCTCTTCCGCCGCCTTGCGGGCCGCCTCCTCTTCGGCCGCCTTGCGGGCCGCTTCCTCCTCGGCCGCCTTGCGGGCCGCCTCCTCAGCCTCCTTGCGCTTGcgctcttcctcctccttgcgtttcttctcttcctcctccttgcgcttcttctcctcctcctccttgcgCTTCTTCTCTTCggcttccttcttcttcttttcctcctcctccttcttcttcttttcggcggccttcttcttcttgtcttCGGCCTGCAAAAATGGAAATGGCATGTAAGGGACTGTGTGTTTGCTGCATACACGCAGATGCTACCACTACCTTCTTGGCTTCCTCCACCAGACGTGCTTCTTCGGCCAGGCGGGCCTCCTCAGCAAGTCGTGCCTCCTCGGCCAGGCGGGCTTCCTCGGCCAGGCGGGCCTCCTCGGCCAAACGCTCCTCCTCGATGCGGCGGCGCTCCGCTTCTTCGGCGGCCAGACGCGCTTCCTCCTCCTTGCGTGCCTGCTCCTCCTGGCGAATGCGTTCGCGTTCGGCGGCCCTAAAGAATGAAAGCAAATGTTGCAAATGTTGGACAGTTCTCGAGTAGGATATATAAAACCGTCACTTACGCCTCCTCCTTTTTCTTAGTTTCCTCCAGCAGCTTCAGGCGCTCCTTCTCCAGGTTCACCGGTTCGTAGCGAACCTTGTTCAGCTCGGCCACGCGTTCGAGCGCCTCCTGCTTGTCCTTGAGCTTCGAATCGGTCGGATCGTCGTACAGCTTCGGGCAGTTGAACTTGCGCGTCGGGCGAACTGGATTTAATTTTCCTACTGTTGAGTTTCAAGTTCGATTCCCATCGGTGGAGAACGGAGTCGAGGGCCAAGGAGCGGTCGGAACGGTTGCGGTACAGGTGGGATGCGttgggttggttggttggttggtcggGCAGGCAGGGGAAACGGATGGATGAGAGAAGAAGAGATATCTACAATCAGGGAGTCGGTTCTACAAGCGACACTACGATGAGTTGGCATGTGTACTAGCAGTGGATAGTTGGTTCATATtcgttcatttgttttattgctttaCTCAGGCAGAAGCAGCGAAGCGACAAAGGGCGTTGCCATTGGAAACACAACCCGGAAGGCATGGAAAACGGAGGGGCGCAAACGGTCGTCTCAACGTTTCGGTTACTAGTCTGAAGTTTCAATCTAGTAATCCGTGGAACCATTTCGATCCTCGTTTTCCTTCCCGGAGTGGGTTTGGTTCAAGTGCCGGAGGGTGAAGCCGTGAGATGAGGGACAAAAGGACACAATGAAATTAAACACACACTACTAAAAAACAAAGATCGGAAGAGCATGCAGAACCCAAATCCAAAACGGATAATAACAACTGTTGTTTACATCGGTAAGTTTTTAACTCTGTTGTACATTGTGAGATCTCTCATGGATATCCCCGCGAATTGGTGAACAGCAACGGTTGTTAAATAGTGCGCGTTAGTACAAGCCAATTCCATTGCATCCACAAGCAGCATGCCGGCTAGGGTTAGGGTGGTACACATTCCAGAGCATTGTTTTGAACTCCTGCAAACCAACCAACGTGTGTAGGAAGGCCGTGGTCTACTTACTTTGATTAGCTGTTAGAACATGTTTCGGGGGGCTTTGAGGAGATCACATTCAGCAGGGTGGCTCTTACATGGGaagacacacactcgcgcaGACGCAGAAGGAGTcagagtgggagagagagagcgagagagaaagtgcGAGCGTGCGATATCGCGAACGtcgggttgttgttgttgtcgaattgttttgttttatacagAGGGGCGAATGAGTGAAGAATGGAATAtaaagtgtttttgttgttttggtggtttgttttgtatgtgttcACGTGACgttcgaaacaaacaaaaggacGAAGAAAGTGGGGTGATAGTGTAGGGGTAAATGATGGGACAAAGATAACCTAGAACAGCTTCCTAGAGGACGTGATCTCGTTACTGTAGATCTCCATTTGTAGATGGCATCTGTTATACAAATAGGTTCCGCTAATAGACTCGAAGTTCTTAACAAAAgtaatacacaaaaaaaaaacatgacacTAAAAGAATGCTGCAGAGTGCCACAGTGAAGATAGCAGAAgagtgagatagagagaaacaAGAAGATACAGGGTAGATACTACACAATCACAGCGACAACCACTATTTACACGGGTTTTTAGAAGACTATAGAAGACCCTACAACAGTGCAGCTACAAtagaagaaagagagatataTAGAAAAGGAATAGaagtgaaaggaaaagaagataACTCCCACCTGTAAAATGCCTGTCAACTAACCCTCCCCCAGTAAGATCATGTACGATCGACCATCGATCCATTTTCGGAATCCGGCGTCCCGGTTAACATGGAGCGGAGTGGAAATAATTCAATAAGCTAACAAATGACTTTGTTTCCCATTAGGTTGACAGTAAATATCGTGTATCTTTTTCACAAGTTTTAAAAATGAGGCGATTCGTTTCACATAGTTAACTTAAGGCTGTGGTTGAAGTGTAAAGCTAACGAAAGAAGTTTGATGATTGCAATCGTTCCGCCTACCCTGCTCCTTGCTTGAACGCAGGGGGTGGCAAGCGGAATACTACATCCGGTAAATAAATCTGTGctctagtttttgttttgtatcgatAAACTGTAAATATAGTGATCCATCTGTTAAACTATATATATACCCTCGCTTGCTGGCTAATGGAACATGAGCTGAATCAATAGTTTAAAAGTACACAAACGTACAGTATTCGTAGAGAGCGATTAGATATAGCAAGCTTTCCCCTACCCTTCGGGATGATCGTGAGCACCCTGTGATAGTTTCCACGACTGCTGGAATCTACCTAACTTGATGTGAAAGTACTGGCGTTGACGGCGCTGGAATTCTAAACTAGAGGTTGCGTTCGGTTGTTTTTGGACGCACGCACGTTTGATCGCAGAAGTAACCGTTGAACGTTAGTTTGAAAGTTCGAAAATGATCGTTAAGAGCAAACCATACCATTAGCTCGTTAACCATTTTTGGCAAAGCGCAAAGCTGAGCACTAACTCTAAGCTCTGTTGCGGTTACGATCAGGCAAAGGTTTTAGCGCCTCAGGTATGTTGTTGGGAAGAACGTTCGATtcgttaaaagaaaaaaagccccTCCGGCCGATGTCATATCCCGCAAGGGGCAGCCAGTTGGTAGAATGACCGCCGGGCGAGGATAGCGCCATTGCTACGAGCTATATTTAAGCGGCTAGATTAACGTCACTGCTATAGATGCCCTTCTTGTCCCCGAGCTTCGATTTGCGAACTtcggtttttgtttctgtttcctTAACTGGAGTTGGGGATTTTGATACGGTTAGTGTGCCGTTGCATTAGGAAAAGTTTGTGCCAGAGAGTGGGTGTAGTGTGCATAGGGCGTGAGGTGCATTGTtttaaaagagaaaaagaaaaaaataatattatggGAAAGATTATatatagagagaaagagagagagagagagagagagaagaataaaaatacaatcaTTAGGATCACCAAGTAGGAGCTGCTTGCCTGTCTGCCTGCCTGACCGTTTCGTGCTCGATCGTTCCCGCTCTCTAATGGGTACGATCGAGCATGGGTTTTCTtttcagtttattttttttttgccaggCAGAACATTTCCCCCATACACACAAAGAAACACAATGTATTAGATGACGGTGTGCTAGGTATAAATCGACGTTAAATACTGGCGAAACGGTAGTGGGTTGATGGGTGGAATTTTGATGTTAGTATTGATCTGTTTTTTGCCAACTGGCACGTAAACGCACCACAGCTGACGTTGTATGTATCGTAGTGGACGGGTAGTGTAGGTAGTGCTTGATGTAATGGTGACGAGCATCACAACGTTAGCCAGAAAGACCGATGACTGAGGAATGGGTTGCGACAGCAGGCGACTGAACGCGGCACATTTCGTTTGCGCGCAAAATATTACTCACAGAAAGTCCCCGTAATCCcataatgaatgtgtgtgtttgtgtgggagtCTACAGCCTCCCACAACTGACGTGGAAAATTACGCGACAGGTGTATACGCCGAAATGTTTTTCATGCCAGTTTGCGAACCAACACGTCCCTTCCCTTCTAGTAACATCCACCCCGATGGGACCGAACCAGCCGATACACGCGCTGGTTGGTGGTGAAGTGTGCACAAAGATGTTCTAAATTAATCACAACCCGGCAATCCTTGCCGGtcgtgcacaaaaaaaaggctggAAACACCTAC
This is a stretch of genomic DNA from Anopheles merus strain MAF chromosome 2R, AmerM5.1, whole genome shotgun sequence. It encodes these proteins:
- the LOC121590800 gene encoding uncharacterized protein LOC121590800, with the protein product MSKSPASVVSSDETHSASDESLVISAATSHTSLRSVGVTKVVRKTSKDEPSTAGVPMVKERPPWRPASLTAVVVPPPPKPDIKARLLEASKRMRRVNAAVQTDPVHTKLMKEVSTDEQTDLIPMVDEEILTDGNLVIREVGNLILTHSVAQMTDGVETCDSGTQTAIPRSGISFRKFLEPITGHEQMVSPVASALRTPEEDQLELEGTKPESEQQHTKPMFSCTELEPASERFPNDPTEPCSSQSGSDSIKEPNTPDLISATVEGDPSPHRTAATLLETPTFAAWQNLDFSDEESEGYVPRELPRRPIGEGDRPWADFKDLVIGSRVANMRLSPVPPRKPRAPNQKTVTWSDRQHRAVSKLINEASALVDMFDHVSLLLGPDITLHKLPPQQEFQLPPAKWEPLLTKSCDLLEEKLAQVRHLSVSDFERQTHEPKISITSCTNSPMLSDVGPEDI
- the LOC121590798 gene encoding uncharacterized protein CG45076 isoform X3, whose amino-acid sequence is MVYESDFYSTRRVGSSYTRPTISSYTVTTPLRYSGVPRFNTITTTTTTYRTPMPYVAHKRLVPVTRVVTSPPRIVVSPMRVLGSPVRVISSPVRVLGSPMRTVRAIRSPARVIVSPARVVTIRSPYLRPSIINKEFDRIERKYRASPEFEDAKSDIRNSTALLLRQLNDPVPRLMAPIAQAAPEPNPKKWVYDPFSTHNRLNSDTYVKSHITDPIRSVRNDIEAMARYHSPASRYVVGKLNPVRPTRKFNCPKLYDDPTDSKLKDKQEALERVAELNKVRYEPVNLEKERLKLLEETKKKEEAAAERERIRQEEQARKEEEARLAAEEAERRRIEEERLAEEARLAEEARLAEEARLAEEARLAEEARLVEEAKKAEDKKKKAAEKKKKEEEEKKKKEAEEKKRKEEEEKKRKEEEEKKRKEEEERKRKEAEEAARKAAEEEAARKAAEEEAARKAAEEEAARLAAEEEARKAAEEEQSRITEAQKVREDELARLNELEKQAIEENNEELAKEIAELKAIAQSDEELLKRQAAKLEETGAPAEGEAAPAEGEAAPAAAEVAAEAAPAEEAPAAEPAATEESKTEESPAAAAE
- the LOC121590798 gene encoding uncharacterized protein CG45076 isoform X4, which produces MVYESDFYSTRRVGSSYTRPTISSYTVTTPLRYSGVPREFEDAKSDIRNSTALLLRQLNDPVPRLMAPIAQAAPEPNPKKWVYDPFSTHNRLNSDTYVKSHITDPIRSVRNDIEAMARYHSPASRYVVGKLNPVRPTRKFNCPKLYDDPTDSKLKDKQEALERVAELNKVRYEPVNLEKERLKLLEETKKKEEAAAERERIRQEEQARKEEEARLAAEEAERRRIEEERLAEEARLAEEARLAEEARLAEEARLAEEARLVEEAKKAEDKKKKAAEKKKKEEEEKKKKEAEEKKRKEEEEKKRKEEEEKKRKEEEERKRKEAEEAARKAAEEEAARKAAEEEAARKAAEEEAARLAAEEEARKAAEEEQSRITEAQKVREDELARLNELEKQAIEENNEELAKEIAELKAIAQSDEELLKRQAAKLEETGAPAEGEAAPAEGEAAPAAAEVAAEAAPAEEAPAAEPAATEESKTEESPAAAAE
- the LOC121590806 gene encoding uncharacterized protein LOC121590806 — encoded protein: MRIVLASPCTILLAAATTLLCFPLAYGLECYTCSTDSSDLDCDNVAVLEKTSCQPFSATNHPVQPVCGYKRLLPTASEAPQRIWRGCAVSGECALLSRQGNEAFSSAFRMSACEECEEDDCNGPKSGATRSQTAWWTVGLLIAVKLTSTKGWV
- the LOC121590798 gene encoding uncharacterized protein CG45076 isoform X2; this encodes MVYESDFYSTRRVGSSYTRPTISSYTVTTPLRYSGVPRFNTITTTTTTYRTPMPYVAHKRLVPVTRVVTSPPRIVVSPMRVLGSPVRVISSPVRVLGSPMRTVRAIRSPARVIVSPARVVTIRSPYLRPSIINKEFDRIERKYRASPVSSALEQYYNSPSYLEFEDAKSDIRNSTALLLRQLNDPVPRLMAPIAQAAPEPNPKKWVYDPFSTHNRLNSDTYVKSHITDPIRSVRNDIEAMARYHSPASRYVVRPTRKFNCPKLYDDPTDSKLKDKQEALERVAELNKVRYEPVNLEKERLKLLEETKKKEEAAAERERIRQEEQARKEEEARLAAEEAERRRIEEERLAEEARLAEEARLAEEARLAEEARLAEEARLVEEAKKAEDKKKKAAEKKKKEEEEKKKKEAEEKKRKEEEEKKRKEEEEKKRKEEEERKRKEAEEAARKAAEEEAARKAAEEEAARKAAEEEAARLAAEEEARKAAEEEQSRITEAQKVREDELARLNELEKQAIEENNEELAKEIAELKAIAQSDEELLKRQAAKLEETGAPAEGEAAPAEGEAAPAAAEVAAEAAPAEEAPAAEPAATEESKTEESPAAAAE
- the LOC121590798 gene encoding uncharacterized protein CG45076 isoform X5 — protein: MVYESDFYSTRRVGSSYTRPTISSYTVTTPLRYSGVPRFNTITTTTTTYRTPMPYVAHKRLVPVTRVVTSPPRIVVSPMRVLGSPVRVISSPVRVLGSPMRTVRAIRSPARVIVSPARVVTIRSPYLRPSIINKEFDRIERKYRASPVSSALEQYYNSPSYLEFEDAKSDIRNSTALLLRQLNDPVPRLMAPIAQAAPEPNPKKWVYDPFSTHNRLNSDTYVKSHITDPIRSVRNDIEAMARYHSPASRYVEYVLLDDILWRYTYYVDEDGKNHLASTRIIGSQAYPKTKPRIYNYDTAKVGKDVNVMSYYKSNRTQAKADVEEGKLNPVRPTRKFNCPKLYDDPTDSKLKDKQEALERVAELNKVRYEPVNLEKERLKLLEETKKKEEAAAERERIRQEEQARKEEEARLAAEEAERRRIEEERLAEEARLAEEARLAEEARLAEEARLAEEARLVEEAKKAEDKKKKAAEKKKKEEEEKKKKEAEEKKRKEEEEKKRKEEEEKKRKEEEERKRKEAEEAARKAAEEEAARKAAEEEAARKAAEEEAARLAAEEEARKAAEEEQSRITEAQKVREDELARLNELEKQAIEENNEELAKEIAELKAIAQSDEELLKRQAAKLEETGAPAEGEAAPAEGEAAPAAAEVAAEAAPAEEAPAAEPAATEESKTEESPAAAAE
- the LOC121590798 gene encoding uncharacterized protein CG45076 isoform X1; this encodes MVYESDFYSTRRVGSSYTRPTISSYTVTTPLRYSGVPRFNTITTTTTTYRTPMPYVAHKRLVPVTRVVTSPPRIVVSPMRVLGSPVRVISSPVRVLGSPMRTVRAIRSPARVIVSPARVVTIRSPYLRPSIINKEFDRIERKYRASPVSSALEQYYNSPSYLEFEDAKSDIRNSTALLLRQLNDPVPRLMAPIAQAAPEPNPKKWVYDPFSTHNRLNSDTYVKSHITDPIRSVRNDIEAMARYHSPASRYVVGKLNPVRPTRKFNCPKLYDDPTDSKLKDKQEALERVAELNKVRYEPVNLEKERLKLLEETKKKEEAAAERERIRQEEQARKEEEARLAAEEAERRRIEEERLAEEARLAEEARLAEEARLAEEARLAEEARLVEEAKKAEDKKKKAAEKKKKEEEEKKKKEAEEKKRKEEEEKKRKEEEEKKRKEEEERKRKEAEEAARKAAEEEAARKAAEEEAARKAAEEEAARLAAEEEARKAAEEEQSRITEAQKVREDELARLNELEKQAIEENNEELAKEIAELKAIAQSDEELLKRQAAKLEETGAPAEGEAAPAEGEAAPAAAEVAAEAAPAEEAPAAEPAATEESKTEESPAAAAE